The following coding sequences lie in one Rutidosis leptorrhynchoides isolate AG116_Rl617_1_P2 chromosome 6, CSIRO_AGI_Rlap_v1, whole genome shotgun sequence genomic window:
- the LOC139853352 gene encoding increased DNA methylation 1-like isoform X2, which produces MDMELQENQSQPKMMTTSSRLFGKPRKSLAESSLSQLKLKGAILKKASNKHHMLFEEAGLRDGTPLIYHSHGKILSVGLKKGRGIWCSCCNNEVSPSLFEAHAGKPTRKKPYENIFLSNGMSLDVYSSSLKPICELRRQKKNDRICAICGEERGKASCARCLKSFQDGIQIDGRRVRIVENLNRNDQIDQIDRKDQNDRGDVVACVLCRQCDFSKKGFNDRTVIICNQCEKEYHVGCLSQHNMAKLEELPRGNWFCDVACERLYNVVKGFVVCCPERVPDFIIDLVRRKLKDDVTESNVKWTVFPCKHAPQNYKILRHEAVNIFHDRFSPVIDSITKNDIIRSMAYGRRSNTSDFSGVLCAVLTINSKVVTAGMFRILGHEVAEFPIVATSQSQEGKRKMPNPCG; this is translated from the exons ATGGATATGGAATTACAAGAAAACCAGAGTCAGCCAAAGATGATGACAAC GTCAAGTAGGTTGTTTGGGAAGCCCCGCAAAAGTCTGGCCGAATCTAGCTTATCACAACTTAAATTGAAGGGGGCAATTTTAAAAAA GGCTTCGAACAAGCATCATATGTTATTTGAGGAAGCGGGTTTACGTGATGGAACTCCACTAATATATCATTCTCACGGAAAG ATACTTAGTGTGGGTCTTAAAAAGGGTCGTGGAATATGGTGTAGTTGTTGCAATAATGAG GTCAGCCCGTCTCTGTTTGAAGCACATGCCGGGAAGCCCACACGCAAAAAACC CTATGAAAATATTTTTCTTTCAAATGGGATGTCCCTCGATGTTTATTCGTCATCTCTAAAACCAATTTGTGAGCTAAGAAGACAAAAGAAAAATGATCGAATCTGTGCAATATGTGGTGAAGAAAGAGGCAAAGCATCATGTGCTCGATGCCTTAAGTCCTTCCAAGATG GTATACAGATTGACGGACGTCGCGTTAGGATTGTTGAAAATCTTAATAGAAATGACCAAATTGACCAAATTGACCGAAAAGACCAAAATGACCGAGGTGACGTTGTTGCATGCGTGCTATGCAG ACAGTGTGATTTCAGCAAAAAAGGCTTCAACGATCGCACTGTTATAATTTGTAACCAG TGTGAGAAAGAGTATCATGTTGGCTGTTTGAGTCAGCACAATATGGCCAAGCTGGAG GAATTGCCACGTGGCAATTGGTTCTGCGATGTGGCTTGTGAACGACTTTATAATGTCGTTAAGGGTTTCGTTGTTTGTTGTCCGGAGAGGGTTCCGGATTTTATTATTGATTTAGTGAGGAGAAAACTAAAGGATGATGTCACTGAATCTAACGTGAAGTGGACTGTATTCCCCTGCAAACATGCGCCTCAAAATTACAAAATATTACGTCATGAAGCTGTAAATATATTTCAT GACCGCTTTAGCCCCGTCATTGATTCGATAACAAAAAATGATATTATAAGGTCAATGGCATATGG AAGGAGATCCAATACCTCGGATTTTTCGGGGGTACTTTGTGCAGTTTTGACAATAAA CTCAAAAGTGGTTACAGCTGGCATGTTTCGTATTCTAGGGCACGAAGTTGCCGAATTTCCAATCGTTGCTACTAGTCAATCTCAAGAGGGAAAG CGAAAGATGCCAAATCCATGTGGATAG
- the LOC139853352 gene encoding increased DNA methylation 1-like isoform X1, protein MDMELQENQSQPKMMTTSSRLFGKPRKSLAESSLSQLKLKGAILKKASNKHHMLFEEAGLRDGTPLIYHSHGKILSVGLKKGRGIWCSCCNNEVSPSLFEAHAGKPTRKKPYENIFLSNGMSLDVYSSSLKPICELRRQKKNDRICAICGEERGKASCARCLKSFQDGIQIDGRRVRIVENLNRNDQIDQIDRKDQNDRGDVVACVLCRQCDFSKKGFNDRTVIICNQCEKEYHVGCLSQHNMAKLEELPRGNWFCDVACERLYNVVKGFVVCCPERVPDFIIDLVRRKLKDDVTESNVKWTVFPCKHAPQNYKILRHEAVNIFHDRFSPVIDSITKNDIIRSMAYGRRSNTSDFSGVLCAVLTINSKVVTAGMFRILGHEVAEFPIVATSQSQEGKGYLHLFFARFERLLSCLSVEKIVLPAAKDAKSMWIEKFGFREVTPENLKEYQQKHTAMVAFQGTTLLEKDVRKMSSY, encoded by the exons ATGGATATGGAATTACAAGAAAACCAGAGTCAGCCAAAGATGATGACAAC GTCAAGTAGGTTGTTTGGGAAGCCCCGCAAAAGTCTGGCCGAATCTAGCTTATCACAACTTAAATTGAAGGGGGCAATTTTAAAAAA GGCTTCGAACAAGCATCATATGTTATTTGAGGAAGCGGGTTTACGTGATGGAACTCCACTAATATATCATTCTCACGGAAAG ATACTTAGTGTGGGTCTTAAAAAGGGTCGTGGAATATGGTGTAGTTGTTGCAATAATGAG GTCAGCCCGTCTCTGTTTGAAGCACATGCCGGGAAGCCCACACGCAAAAAACC CTATGAAAATATTTTTCTTTCAAATGGGATGTCCCTCGATGTTTATTCGTCATCTCTAAAACCAATTTGTGAGCTAAGAAGACAAAAGAAAAATGATCGAATCTGTGCAATATGTGGTGAAGAAAGAGGCAAAGCATCATGTGCTCGATGCCTTAAGTCCTTCCAAGATG GTATACAGATTGACGGACGTCGCGTTAGGATTGTTGAAAATCTTAATAGAAATGACCAAATTGACCAAATTGACCGAAAAGACCAAAATGACCGAGGTGACGTTGTTGCATGCGTGCTATGCAG ACAGTGTGATTTCAGCAAAAAAGGCTTCAACGATCGCACTGTTATAATTTGTAACCAG TGTGAGAAAGAGTATCATGTTGGCTGTTTGAGTCAGCACAATATGGCCAAGCTGGAG GAATTGCCACGTGGCAATTGGTTCTGCGATGTGGCTTGTGAACGACTTTATAATGTCGTTAAGGGTTTCGTTGTTTGTTGTCCGGAGAGGGTTCCGGATTTTATTATTGATTTAGTGAGGAGAAAACTAAAGGATGATGTCACTGAATCTAACGTGAAGTGGACTGTATTCCCCTGCAAACATGCGCCTCAAAATTACAAAATATTACGTCATGAAGCTGTAAATATATTTCAT GACCGCTTTAGCCCCGTCATTGATTCGATAACAAAAAATGATATTATAAGGTCAATGGCATATGG AAGGAGATCCAATACCTCGGATTTTTCGGGGGTACTTTGTGCAGTTTTGACAATAAA CTCAAAAGTGGTTACAGCTGGCATGTTTCGTATTCTAGGGCACGAAGTTGCCGAATTTCCAATCGTTGCTACTAGTCAATCTCAAGAGGGAAAG GGCTACTTACACCTGTTCTTTGCACGCTTCGAGAGACTACTTTCATGTTTAAGCGTTGAAAAGATTGTGCTTCCTGCAGCGAAAGATGCCAAATCCATGTGGATAGAAAAATTTGGTTTTAGGGAAGTAACCCCTGAAAAC CTAAAGGAATACCAACAGAAGCATACAGCAATGGTGGCTTTTCAAGGAACCACATTGCTCGAAAAAGATGTTCGCAAAATGTCAAGCTACTAG